Proteins encoded within one genomic window of Verrucomicrobiia bacterium:
- the rsmA gene encoding 16S rRNA (adenine(1518)-N(6)/adenine(1519)-N(6))-dimethyltransferase RsmA: MTLQEIKQVLATEGLFPNKKLGQNFLYDQNLCRWIASQAAIDSQETVWEIGPGLGALTHYLLELAHRVEVVEVDRGFVRYLKKRWGNHEKFSLHEGDALEFVPHFLPALVSCVMGNLPYSIATPLLAVFLEKKLPPQRMIFTVQYEMAERLLAQPGSRYYGAISVMVNTVYEIKLLKKIAPNVFYPKPEVFSAVLRLQRKDKVEPYSWRKFFFPWLREAFQHKRKQLANNLSEQFPLKKSWIKFFENQGWNPRLRAEELNFDQWKMLFNYYNNF; the protein is encoded by the coding sequence GTGACCTTACAAGAAATCAAACAGGTTTTGGCCACAGAAGGCTTGTTTCCCAATAAAAAGCTGGGTCAAAATTTTTTATACGATCAAAATCTTTGCCGATGGATAGCTAGTCAAGCTGCCATTGACTCTCAAGAAACTGTTTGGGAAATAGGGCCGGGTCTAGGGGCATTGACTCATTATTTGTTAGAGTTGGCCCATCGCGTAGAAGTTGTTGAAGTCGATCGCGGTTTTGTGCGTTATTTAAAAAAGCGATGGGGCAATCATGAAAAATTTTCTTTGCATGAAGGTGATGCTTTGGAGTTTGTTCCTCATTTTTTGCCTGCTTTGGTTTCATGTGTGATGGGAAATTTGCCTTATTCGATTGCGACTCCTTTACTAGCGGTTTTTTTGGAAAAAAAACTTCCACCACAACGCATGATTTTTACTGTGCAATATGAAATGGCGGAACGTTTGTTGGCTCAACCCGGTTCACGTTATTACGGCGCCATTTCGGTTATGGTTAACACGGTTTACGAAATCAAGCTACTAAAGAAAATAGCGCCCAACGTTTTTTATCCGAAGCCAGAAGTTTTTTCAGCGGTGCTTCGTTTGCAGCGGAAAGATAAAGTTGAGCCTTATTCTTGGCGAAAATTTTTTTTCCCTTGGTTGCGGGAAGCTTTTCAACACAAAAGAAAACAATTGGCCAATAATTTATCGGAACAATTTCCATTGAAAAAAAGTTGGATAAAGTTTTTTGAAAATCAGGGTTGGAATCCAAGATTGCGAGCTGAAGAGCTTAATTTTGATCAGTGGAAAATGCTTTTTAATTATTATAATAATTTTTGA
- a CDS encoding carboxy terminal-processing peptidase yields the protein MKSLHKIFALTLLLAGSSGLLLSQGNERNSLEKGPPPILVTTNVEPVESNLAITVEAISPEESDTYIARMVAKILEQSHFLKQDFNDEVSKRFLERYLDILDYQHIYFLQSDIADFKPFENTLDNLTLKGDTRPAYLIFNLYIKRLKQRLEFVRQALEKESFTFTSHERFRPDHHELEWPKDLEEAKKLWHDRLRFEFLQEKLNQEKPKEIVKKIIKRYERHFRSIQEYSSEQVLQTYLTALAHVYDPHSDYLGHSELENFAIQMNLSLFGIGAVLQSIDGYCTIKELVPGGPAARSKSLKPSDRIIAVAQANEEPVDVVEMNLNKVVEMIRGRKGTEVHLTVIPADAADPSVRKEVVLVREEIKLEEQEAKAKIVDILNQDGGKTRVGVIDLPSFYAEMELSQSNSKATPRSTTVDVARLLKRLIKEKVQGVILDLRRNGGGSLEEAIELTGLFIPEGPVVQVKDSRSKVVVNKDDDPKVLYDGPLIVLTSRFSASASEILAGALQDYGRAMIVGDMTTHGKGTVQQVVQLAPFFQRLGLNSDIDPGALKITVQKFYRPSGASTQLKGIVPDIILPSFNDYLEMVGEVALDNPLAWDEIPSADFTFENRVAPFLPKLKQLSQERIAVNKDFSYLQEDIAEQKRFLADKSFSLNEKERLQEKKESQERLEKRKKERSSRQKDGEIDYELTLNNVDEVTLPKMPDAAAKADLSEKEKLNSRDDKQDAEANEDEGLMTWDTVTLNEAEHILVDWIKLLDQKNHVKATVAERGDIKQ from the coding sequence ATGAAAAGTTTACATAAAATTTTTGCGCTAACTCTGCTTTTAGCTGGAAGTTCAGGCTTGTTATTGAGTCAAGGAAATGAGCGGAACTCTCTAGAAAAAGGGCCGCCGCCTATTTTGGTGACCACCAATGTAGAGCCTGTCGAATCGAATCTAGCTATTACAGTTGAAGCGATTTCGCCTGAAGAAAGTGATACTTATATCGCTCGCATGGTTGCAAAAATTTTGGAACAATCCCATTTTTTAAAACAGGATTTTAACGATGAAGTTTCCAAACGATTTTTGGAGCGTTATCTGGATATACTGGATTATCAGCACATTTATTTTCTGCAGTCTGACATTGCTGATTTTAAACCGTTTGAAAATACGTTGGACAACCTAACGCTAAAGGGAGATACGCGACCAGCTTATTTGATTTTTAATTTGTATATCAAGCGTCTCAAGCAACGTTTGGAGTTTGTACGTCAAGCTTTAGAGAAAGAGTCTTTTACTTTCACTTCTCATGAGCGATTTCGCCCGGACCATCATGAGTTAGAATGGCCTAAAGATTTGGAGGAAGCGAAGAAGCTGTGGCATGATCGATTGCGTTTTGAATTTTTGCAGGAAAAATTGAATCAGGAAAAGCCTAAGGAAATTGTTAAGAAAATTATTAAACGTTACGAACGTCATTTTCGCTCGATTCAAGAATATAGTAGTGAGCAAGTTTTACAGACTTATTTGACGGCTTTAGCGCATGTGTATGATCCCCATTCCGATTATTTAGGCCATTCGGAATTGGAAAATTTTGCGATTCAGATGAATTTATCGCTCTTTGGTATTGGCGCGGTTTTGCAGTCAATTGATGGTTATTGCACGATCAAAGAACTAGTGCCGGGTGGACCGGCTGCGAGATCGAAGTCGTTGAAACCAAGTGATCGAATTATCGCGGTGGCACAAGCGAATGAAGAACCCGTTGATGTTGTGGAAATGAATCTTAATAAAGTGGTGGAAATGATTCGAGGTCGTAAGGGAACGGAAGTGCATTTGACTGTCATTCCTGCTGACGCGGCTGATCCTTCCGTGCGCAAAGAGGTGGTGTTGGTGCGTGAGGAAATTAAATTGGAAGAGCAAGAGGCCAAAGCAAAGATTGTAGATATTCTTAATCAAGATGGTGGTAAGACTCGAGTTGGAGTAATTGATCTTCCTTCTTTTTACGCAGAAATGGAGTTGAGCCAGTCTAACTCCAAAGCTACGCCTCGTAGTACTACGGTTGATGTAGCACGCTTATTAAAACGATTGATAAAAGAAAAAGTGCAGGGAGTTATTTTAGATTTGCGTCGAAATGGAGGAGGATCGTTGGAAGAAGCGATTGAGTTGACCGGACTTTTTATTCCTGAAGGTCCCGTAGTTCAGGTGAAAGATTCTCGTAGTAAAGTTGTAGTAAATAAAGATGATGATCCGAAGGTTCTTTATGACGGTCCTTTAATTGTATTAACTAGCCGTTTTAGCGCTTCGGCCTCAGAAATTTTGGCGGGTGCCTTGCAAGATTATGGTCGGGCGATGATCGTGGGTGATATGACTACGCATGGCAAGGGAACAGTGCAACAAGTGGTTCAATTAGCGCCTTTTTTTCAGCGTTTAGGATTAAATTCTGATATCGATCCGGGAGCATTAAAAATTACTGTTCAAAAATTTTATCGTCCTAGTGGGGCCTCGACTCAGTTGAAAGGTATTGTGCCCGATATTATCTTGCCTTCTTTTAATGATTATTTGGAAATGGTCGGGGAAGTTGCTTTGGATAATCCTTTGGCCTGGGATGAAATTCCCTCTGCAGATTTTACTTTTGAAAATCGTGTGGCTCCATTTCTTCCTAAATTAAAACAGCTTTCTCAAGAGCGAATTGCCGTCAATAAAGACTTTTCCTATTTACAAGAGGATATTGCGGAGCAAAAGCGATTTTTAGCGGATAAAAGTTTTTCCTTGAATGAAAAGGAAAGATTACAAGAAAAGAAAGAATCTCAAGAACGTTTAGAAAAACGCAAAAAAGAAAGAAGTTCCCGTCAGAAAGACGGAGAAATTGATTATGAATTAACGTTGAACAATGTGGATGAAGTGACATTACCTAAAATGCCGGATGCTGCAGCAAAGGCTGATTTGTCGGAAAAAGAAAAACTAAATTCTAGAGATGACAAGCAAGATGCGGAGGCGAATGAGGATGAGGGTTTAATGACTTGGGACACGGTTACTTTAAACGAAGCGGAACATATTTTAGTGGATTGGATTAAGTTATTGGACCAAAAAAATCATGTCAAAGCAACTGTAGCCGAGCGTGGTGACATCAAGCAGTAA